The Acidicapsa acidisoli genome contains a region encoding:
- the bcsA gene encoding UDP-forming cellulose synthase catalytic subunit, protein MSVAQVWHEIGAGETFLNRLLRFCFLGVALVMFYFFATLPLTWPQQAVCGLLTLLMGLALGRTSDSYLITLTLMILSLFATFRYGFWRLSMTAQFFQDPSNHWGALDAFFILSLVFAESYAFVILFLGFFQTIWPLRRAPMALPDNTEEWPHIDVLVPTYNEPLEIVRYTALGALNIDWPTDKLHVYILDDGRRKEFADFAFQAGVGYKIRPDNFHAKAGNINTALKSLDSPYVAIFDCDHVPTRSFLQMTIGWFLRDRNLAMLQTPHHFYSPDPFERNLGQFQVIPNENELFYGIVQDGNDFWNATFFCGSCAVLRREALDEIGGIAVETVTEDAHTSLRMQSNGWNTAYINIPQAAGLATERLSAHVGQRIRWARGMIQILRTDNPLFAPKLSLAQRLCYFNAMSHFLYPLPRLIFLTAPLIYLLLSHTNVPGYWAAILAYALPHLTLSNIVNSRIQGQHRHSFWNEIYETVLSPYILLPTMLALINPKLGKFNVTAKGGIVKRSFFDKNIAQPFLVLLFLNFLGLLVAIPRFFIWDKDRPGTVIMNCVWCFFNIVVLGVCTAVSREMQQLRHHVRIKIVTAVTIKLADGRIVQGETIDLSSGGTAIRINEPIDITPGELARLTFPMPNVEADLPATIVLSDKTTLRARFSDLTIAEQEILTMVLYSRADTWLGWGESREIDQPMTSLGRIFSISFKGLKMTFVSLFFKEKSAAKAKGPAKGATASQSKSQSKAKDKLPSTRAAHMLLAMLLPMAMLATMTMLGLGSTVASAQSGVSGSSIPVGSDARQAIAKVAPPPPGQFRDLFTLADVGSGPIEMHGIDSQHSIFFTLQQTHVVKSAKIHIFYSFSPSLLPQLSHLQLMLNGTLFATLPIPPDQTAATGSKEEEAEISIPAELLVRKNILTMEFIGHYVMVCEDPANTTLWARVATRTYMDFSGDVLPLTDDLKQLPLPFLDTEVVDAPKLPVVFPALPSPKAIQAAGIVSSYFGMESENRPVRFPTYIGPLPSGNAIVIAENPGNLPGGLNLGTITGPTVAMRPNPADPYSKVLIVTGQDADQTLIAAQAVGLHSSMLAGSSVTIDNLKLPNSPGPDVAPRWARTDGTIALWDYASAESLQGDGSAPVNVYFRVPPDMFYGEKPNAILKMVYRYNSIPIGPISSIQVRVNNAYLGSLPLIPGSEPSRIVKTDIPVPVVNLRPFSNSLSFDFTFQMVKKGGCTDTTPINMQGAILRDTYLDLRSYPHYAPLPNLEVFANAGFPFTHHADLSETTVILPSLPTPQELELYLTLMGHFGRQTGMPVFRVKVDGSDAMKSGADTDFLVLGTGDDQPGFAKLADKLPVNLQGGQVQIKDAEGLFGLPHHAWWKIQAQEHTESGDLTASGTPDSVIEGIESPFTPGRSVVVINVKDAPTYDNFLTTFLKVQQASDINGTVSVLHGSLFQSFRLGGNVYHIGTLPWWTRITLWFMQVPWLAAVGALGLSFLLAVWVRIWLRTHARKRLQLEDN, encoded by the coding sequence ATGAGCGTTGCCCAGGTCTGGCACGAAATCGGTGCCGGCGAGACCTTCCTGAACAGGCTGCTCCGTTTCTGCTTTCTCGGCGTCGCCCTGGTCATGTTCTATTTCTTCGCCACGCTGCCGCTCACCTGGCCGCAGCAGGCGGTTTGCGGCCTGCTTACGCTCCTGATGGGCCTCGCGCTGGGCCGCACCTCGGACTCGTACCTCATCACGCTGACCTTGATGATCCTGTCGCTCTTCGCGACCTTTCGTTACGGCTTCTGGCGTCTGTCGATGACGGCGCAGTTCTTTCAGGACCCGTCGAATCACTGGGGCGCGCTCGATGCCTTCTTCATCCTGTCCCTTGTCTTCGCCGAGAGCTACGCTTTTGTCATTCTTTTCCTGGGGTTCTTCCAGACCATCTGGCCCTTGCGCCGTGCGCCCATGGCGCTGCCTGACAACACGGAAGAATGGCCTCACATCGACGTCCTGGTTCCCACCTACAATGAACCGCTCGAAATCGTCCGCTACACCGCGCTCGGCGCGCTCAATATCGACTGGCCCACCGACAAGCTGCACGTCTACATCCTAGACGACGGACGCCGCAAGGAGTTCGCCGACTTCGCTTTTCAGGCCGGCGTAGGCTACAAGATTCGTCCGGACAACTTCCACGCCAAGGCAGGCAACATCAATACGGCACTCAAGTCGCTTGACTCGCCCTACGTGGCCATTTTCGACTGCGATCATGTGCCCACGCGCAGCTTCCTGCAGATGACCATCGGCTGGTTTCTGCGCGATCGCAATCTGGCCATGCTGCAGACGCCCCACCACTTCTATTCGCCCGATCCATTTGAGCGAAACCTGGGGCAGTTTCAGGTCATTCCCAACGAAAACGAGCTCTTCTACGGCATCGTGCAGGATGGCAATGACTTCTGGAATGCGACCTTCTTCTGCGGCTCCTGCGCCGTACTGCGCCGCGAAGCGCTCGATGAAATCGGCGGCATCGCGGTCGAGACAGTCACCGAAGACGCGCACACTTCATTGCGCATGCAATCCAACGGCTGGAACACCGCCTACATCAACATTCCGCAGGCAGCCGGCCTTGCCACGGAGCGCTTGTCCGCGCACGTCGGCCAGCGCATTCGCTGGGCGCGCGGCATGATCCAGATTCTGCGCACCGATAACCCGCTCTTCGCCCCTAAGCTCAGCCTCGCGCAACGTCTGTGCTACTTCAATGCGATGTCTCACTTTTTGTATCCGCTGCCGCGGCTGATCTTCCTCACCGCGCCTCTGATCTACCTGTTGCTTTCGCATACCAACGTGCCCGGCTACTGGGCCGCAATTCTCGCCTATGCGCTGCCGCATCTCACGCTCTCCAATATCGTCAACTCGCGCATCCAGGGGCAGCATCGCCACTCCTTCTGGAACGAGATCTACGAGACGGTCCTCTCACCGTACATCCTGCTGCCGACGATGCTCGCGCTCATCAATCCCAAACTGGGCAAGTTCAACGTCACCGCCAAGGGCGGCATCGTCAAGCGCAGCTTCTTTGATAAAAACATCGCGCAGCCCTTCCTCGTGCTGCTTTTTCTCAACTTTCTCGGGTTGCTCGTCGCTATTCCGCGCTTTTTCATCTGGGACAAGGACCGCCCCGGCACCGTCATCATGAACTGCGTCTGGTGCTTCTTCAACATCGTCGTCCTCGGCGTATGTACCGCGGTTTCGCGCGAGATGCAGCAGTTACGCCACCATGTGCGCATCAAGATCGTCACCGCGGTTACGATCAAGCTCGCCGATGGGCGTATCGTACAGGGCGAAACCATCGACCTCTCCAGCGGCGGCACGGCCATCCGGATCAACGAACCTATTGACATCACGCCCGGCGAACTGGCCAGGCTGACCTTTCCCATGCCCAACGTCGAGGCAGATCTTCCCGCCACCATTGTTCTCAGCGACAAGACCACACTGCGCGCGAGATTCAGCGACCTGACCATCGCCGAACAGGAAATCCTCACCATGGTTCTCTATTCGCGCGCTGATACCTGGCTCGGCTGGGGCGAAAGCCGCGAAATCGATCAGCCCATGACGAGCCTCGGGCGCATCTTTTCCATCTCTTTCAAGGGCCTGAAGATGACTTTTGTGAGCCTGTTCTTTAAGGAAAAATCAGCCGCGAAAGCCAAAGGTCCGGCCAAAGGTGCAACCGCTTCCCAATCCAAGTCCCAGTCCAAAGCCAAGGACAAACTTCCCTCTACGCGTGCCGCGCATATGCTTCTGGCAATGTTGTTGCCAATGGCCATGCTGGCCACAATGACAATGCTTGGTCTCGGCTCGACGGTTGCCAGCGCTCAATCTGGGGTGTCTGGATCTTCCATCCCGGTGGGCAGCGACGCTCGTCAGGCCATCGCCAAAGTCGCACCGCCGCCTCCCGGCCAGTTCCGCGATCTCTTCACCCTCGCCGACGTTGGCTCAGGACCGATCGAGATGCATGGCATCGACAGCCAGCACTCTATCTTCTTCACCCTGCAGCAGACGCATGTGGTGAAGTCCGCCAAAATTCACATCTTCTACTCGTTTTCTCCGAGCCTGTTGCCGCAGCTCAGCCACCTGCAACTCATGCTCAACGGCACCCTCTTTGCAACTCTGCCCATTCCTCCCGACCAAACTGCGGCAACCGGCAGCAAGGAGGAAGAAGCTGAGATATCCATACCCGCCGAGCTTCTGGTCCGCAAAAACATCCTCACCATGGAGTTCATCGGCCACTACGTGATGGTTTGCGAAGACCCGGCCAACACCACGCTCTGGGCTCGCGTCGCTACCCGCACCTACATGGATTTCTCCGGTGACGTGCTCCCGCTCACCGACGATCTCAAGCAACTGCCCCTGCCGTTCCTGGACACCGAAGTCGTCGATGCTCCCAAACTTCCCGTCGTCTTTCCCGCGCTGCCATCTCCCAAGGCCATCCAGGCAGCCGGCATCGTCTCTTCCTACTTCGGCATGGAATCAGAAAACCGGCCAGTCCGCTTTCCCACCTACATCGGCCCGTTGCCCAGCGGTAACGCCATCGTCATTGCGGAGAATCCCGGCAACCTGCCCGGCGGCCTGAATCTCGGGACAATCACCGGCCCCACCGTCGCCATGCGGCCCAATCCTGCCGATCCGTACAGTAAAGTCCTGATCGTGACCGGCCAGGACGCCGATCAGACGCTGATTGCCGCTCAGGCCGTGGGTTTGCATTCCTCCATGCTCGCGGGATCTAGCGTCACCATCGACAACCTCAAGCTGCCCAATTCGCCAGGCCCCGACGTAGCGCCGCGATGGGCGCGCACCGACGGCACCATCGCCCTATGGGACTATGCGTCCGCTGAATCCCTGCAAGGCGATGGCTCCGCGCCAGTCAATGTCTATTTTCGCGTCCCGCCAGATATGTTCTACGGCGAAAAGCCCAACGCCATCCTCAAAATGGTGTATCGCTACAACTCCATCCCCATCGGACCCATTTCGAGCATCCAGGTCCGCGTCAACAACGCCTATCTGGGGTCGCTGCCGCTCATCCCCGGCTCTGAACCCTCGCGCATCGTCAAGACCGACATCCCTGTTCCGGTCGTCAACCTGCGCCCATTCTCAAACTCGCTCTCCTTCGACTTCACTTTCCAGATGGTCAAGAAGGGCGGCTGCACCGACACCACCCCCATCAACATGCAGGGAGCCATCCTGCGCGATACGTATCTGGACCTGCGCAGCTACCCACATTACGCCCCGCTGCCCAACCTCGAAGTTTTCGCCAACGCCGGTTTCCCCTTCACGCATCACGCCGACCTGAGCGAAACCACAGTCATTCTGCCCTCCTTGCCCACGCCACAGGAGCTTGAGCTATACCTCACCCTCATGGGGCACTTTGGACGCCAGACCGGCATGCCCGTCTTCCGCGTGAAGGTCGACGGCTCCGATGCCATGAAGTCCGGCGCGGACACCGATTTCCTCGTTCTCGGCACAGGGGACGACCAGCCAGGATTCGCCAAACTCGCCGACAAGCTTCCTGTGAACCTGCAAGGCGGCCAGGTGCAAATCAAAGACGCCGAAGGTCTTTTCGGATTGCCGCATCATGCCTGGTGGAAGATTCAGGCGCAAGAGCACACCGAGTCCGGCGACCTGACGGCATCGGGCACCCCGGACTCAGTCATCGAAGGCATCGAGTCGCCCTTCACCCCAGGACGCAGCGTTGTGGTGATCAATGTGAAAGACGCCCCAACCTATGACAACTTCCTCACCACGTTCCTCAAGGTGCAGCAGGCCAGCGATATCAACGGGACGGTCTCCGTTCTGCACGGTTCGCTCTTTCAGTCCTTCCGCCTCGGCGGCAATGTGTATCACATAGGTACATTGCCATGGTGGACTCGCATTACTCTGTGGTTCATGCAGGTCCCGTGGCTCGCTGCCGTAGGCGCTCTGGGACTCTCCTTCCTGCTGGCCGTCTGGGTTCGCATCTGGCTGCGCACTCACGCGCGCAAGCGCCTCCAGTTGGAAGACAACTAA
- the bcsZ gene encoding cellulose synthase complex periplasmic endoglucanase BcsZ — protein sequence MARSLGLLGLFFSLFSGLIVGYAYAQSPQGSQSDHARLWQAYVGRFISSDGRVIDPQGGDRTTSEGQSYALFFALVNNDRARFEKVLEWTEGNLAAGDLGAHLPAWSWGKGKDGNWGALDANSASDSDLWIAYDLIEAGRLWNDPHYATLGRRLASVIAHKEIATLSGIGPVLLPGAKGFQFPQFSVLNPSYMPLFILQRLAAIDREGPWANLAMQVPTILERSAKNGFAMDWVCYTPGEGFAPCQANGHKSPDPLGSYDAIRVYLWAGMLPDTTPAKARILHALPGMNAYMQQHPAPPEKVNSDGVPMNTPGPVGFSAALLPYLSGNSNQASVAQQLVRIKSQLDEKSNLYGAGYGTGPTYYDQNLVLFGSGWIEKRYQFGSSGELLVRWSR from the coding sequence ATGGCACGAAGCTTAGGCTTGCTGGGTCTGTTTTTCAGTTTGTTCTCCGGTCTGATTGTGGGCTACGCTTATGCCCAGAGTCCCCAGGGTTCTCAGTCCGATCATGCCCGCCTCTGGCAGGCATATGTAGGACGATTCATCAGCTCCGACGGCCGCGTCATAGACCCTCAGGGAGGCGACCGCACCACCTCCGAGGGCCAGAGTTACGCGCTCTTCTTCGCTCTCGTCAACAACGATCGCGCCCGGTTCGAAAAGGTGCTCGAATGGACCGAGGGCAATCTTGCCGCAGGCGACCTTGGCGCTCATCTCCCAGCCTGGAGCTGGGGCAAAGGCAAAGACGGCAACTGGGGCGCTCTCGATGCAAACTCCGCTTCAGACTCCGACCTGTGGATCGCCTACGACCTGATCGAAGCCGGCCGTCTCTGGAACGATCCCCACTATGCCACCCTCGGCCGTCGCCTTGCGTCGGTCATCGCCCATAAAGAAATCGCCACACTCTCCGGAATTGGCCCCGTATTGCTGCCCGGCGCAAAGGGCTTCCAATTTCCACAATTCTCCGTTCTCAACCCCAGCTACATGCCGCTTTTTATCCTCCAGCGTCTCGCAGCGATCGACCGCGAAGGCCCCTGGGCAAACCTCGCCATGCAAGTTCCAACCATCCTTGAGCGCAGCGCAAAGAACGGTTTCGCCATGGACTGGGTCTGCTATACCCCCGGCGAAGGATTCGCGCCATGCCAGGCCAACGGACATAAATCCCCCGATCCTTTGGGCAGTTACGACGCCATCCGCGTCTATCTCTGGGCAGGCATGCTCCCGGACACAACTCCGGCCAAGGCGCGTATCCTCCACGCCCTGCCCGGAATGAACGCCTATATGCAGCAGCACCCCGCGCCACCGGAGAAGGTGAACAGCGACGGAGTGCCCATGAATACACCCGGTCCAGTCGGTTTTTCCGCCGCATTGTTGCCCTATTTGAGCGGCAATTCCAACCAGGCCTCTGTTGCCCAACAGTTGGTGCGTATAAAATCGCAACTCGATGAAAAATCGAATCTGTACGGTGCAGGTTACGGAACCGGTCCAACGTATTACGATCAAAACCTAGTCCTGTTCGGCAGCGGCTGGATTGAGAAGCGGTATCAGTTTGGAAGCAGTGGGGAGCTACTAGTACGATGGAGTCGCTAG
- a CDS encoding cellulose synthase subunit BcsC-related outer membrane protein: protein MRRQQQRLTVPGVAVLAASLLLCLLSSNYSASAQAQKQSDAEKTLIEKAQALESRGRPDIAVQVWQQILLSDPNNQMALAGVARDYRLSGNSAASDEALDKLRKINPSDPNISRIQGLTSNKTRDVRLGQAGTLAKAGNPEAAMRIYREYYGDHPPDGDIALAYYETLYATPNGKTEALNAMRALAARNPGDPRFIVTLGRMLTYDARTRAEGIKILHEHIDSSDAQNSLRQALIWDSANPASAAELKEYLRTHPKDTELEQRLKANEGKLAEMNAGIARTPEERAAFAALNAHRLTEAETRFQAMLDKNEKDARAAAGMGFLRMQQSNFGAAISYLEQAEQNGFRDHSVSEGLATSRFWFTMGEASTAFNANQLDVATEKYKAALDMRPRSPEALNGLAGIYTKNQQYPDASAIYQQILKIQPASLDAWRGLFLSYARNNQTQQAMSLMTRFPASVKANLNRDPDYLQTLAGMYQAMGRDADAQKTLAQALALPFPDNGSALKTGTRLQYAGILMSARRYDQAAELYKQVLNDETTSLPAWMGLVTAEHQLQHDNAAIELVEKMPPDTYEAALGDSGFLAMLGSIYQQSNQFEIAQGLLERSVKLQMQAGGAPSLGLQIQLAAIYLQRNNTAQAYALYHQILEAHPDNLDAWRGLIGTMQATHRDAEALEEIKLIPPAVRKQLEADVQFEQSEASLYANAGDTVNAMALFNQVQKHYAVLRQQPPADVEIQNAYLLYNTFNDRALYPALMRLGAREDLTTAQRETIQGLWANWSTRRAATAFDNGNTARAIDILDAAAQAFPDNLSVRKAVAGGYLRVGRAKESLEIFKQIDMQDATAADFQGAIGSALAANDKAQAEHWLRQALDRYPRDSAILAEAARFEQARGDNARAADYWRASLAAMPKVSPTDKLAHELVHPETIKPNSRAATPDDLAHLLNPDQDTARAGKSPKQLPPLPAYGHDPYDPGPPVILNNQQPASGTLPGSMPVYPVPTTTITPLPSSEINPSPAASPTAPAGPTGYVIPPYHPQSSSNRKPNANPATAKTSPGKSATSTSASAKKDSSSTSYSGRIHLPPTEETITSSATASPRDQPIRTQPTPQPAPQPRTQPTTQPVYPQLVQQSFQSPAQTGLRLSSEPMNPVAARAQALLTDETDGQITQGLAAGVIRYLPNAATPGVGLPASTTAASQTIAQNQTNNPARTEAFGSDSNAQYTPSAQDAAAGAYSAQKQATPPAPQPVTPVVPPQPVAQQPTPQLTKHTRKRRKPKPASSANSVPTLVTAPGEAPAAVPQLPVTDAATQGTQSTSNTGLSDQELQERNLPPLKGPWARLTHPQTTTPNPREEAELQLRTIEGGYSPWLGGTGTIAYRTGDPGYNALTSLEAIFEASVPLAKAARLTFIARPAFLDSGQANGSAVIQLTTGAVTASSPEPIGTLTGAAASTTPPAQQNSSGIAGEAQLTFGNLAIAGGYTPYGFLISNWTARASWRPGAGPFTFTFNRDSVKDTQLSYSGLRDPGSITAFNPGNVWGGVIANSGNVQYSRGDLTSGFYLGAGGQYITGFHVEQNKRFDGSAGAYWRVLAMPEYGSLNVGANFFAMHYTYNLQAYTYGMGGYFSPQFYFLANVPITWTGHRGPRLHYTVLGSFGIQAFSEDAEPLDPLDLGIETNTFNNAKLAALTSVGPNYDLRGQAAYGISDHWFVGAFAGANNSRNYTNLTAGFSVRYLFRSQPSTVAGPTGLFQTDDAHALRPLTVP from the coding sequence GTGCGACGACAACAGCAGCGGTTGACTGTTCCCGGCGTGGCTGTTTTGGCTGCGTCTCTGTTGCTGTGTCTTCTGAGTTCAAACTATTCCGCATCAGCTCAGGCGCAGAAGCAAAGCGACGCCGAAAAGACCCTCATCGAAAAGGCCCAGGCGCTTGAATCCCGAGGCCGTCCCGACATCGCTGTCCAGGTCTGGCAGCAGATACTTCTCTCCGATCCGAATAATCAGATGGCGCTTGCGGGAGTAGCCCGCGACTACCGTCTCAGCGGCAACTCCGCAGCCTCCGATGAAGCGCTCGACAAGCTGCGCAAGATCAACCCCAGCGACCCTAACATTAGCCGGATTCAGGGCCTCACCAGCAACAAGACCCGCGATGTTCGCCTGGGCCAGGCCGGTACGCTTGCCAAAGCTGGCAATCCCGAAGCCGCCATGCGCATCTATCGCGAATACTACGGCGACCACCCGCCGGACGGCGACATCGCCCTCGCTTATTACGAAACCCTCTACGCCACTCCGAACGGCAAGACCGAGGCGCTGAACGCCATGCGAGCCCTCGCCGCGCGCAACCCCGGCGATCCCCGCTTCATCGTGACCCTCGGTCGCATGTTGACCTACGACGCCCGCACCCGCGCCGAAGGCATCAAGATTCTGCACGAGCACATCGACAGCTCCGACGCGCAAAACTCGCTCCGCCAGGCGCTCATCTGGGACTCCGCCAACCCCGCTTCGGCGGCGGAGTTGAAAGAGTACCTCAGGACCCATCCCAAAGACACTGAACTCGAACAGCGCCTGAAAGCCAACGAAGGCAAGCTGGCCGAGATGAATGCCGGGATCGCTCGTACTCCGGAAGAACGAGCCGCCTTCGCCGCGCTCAACGCGCATCGCCTCACCGAAGCCGAAACCCGCTTCCAGGCCATGCTCGACAAGAACGAGAAGGACGCCCGCGCCGCTGCTGGCATGGGCTTCCTGCGCATGCAACAGAGCAACTTCGGCGCAGCCATCAGCTACCTCGAACAGGCCGAGCAGAACGGTTTCCGCGATCACTCCGTCAGCGAAGGCCTCGCCACCTCGCGCTTCTGGTTCACCATGGGCGAGGCTTCGACCGCTTTCAATGCCAACCAGCTCGATGTAGCCACCGAGAAGTACAAAGCCGCGCTCGACATGCGTCCGCGCAGCCCCGAAGCGCTCAATGGCCTGGCTGGCATCTACACCAAGAACCAGCAATACCCGGACGCATCGGCGATTTACCAGCAAATTCTCAAGATCCAGCCTGCTTCCCTCGACGCCTGGCGCGGTCTGTTCCTCTCCTACGCGCGCAACAACCAGACGCAGCAGGCAATGTCCCTCATGACGCGCTTTCCGGCATCCGTCAAAGCCAACCTGAACCGCGATCCCGACTACCTGCAGACCCTCGCCGGAATGTATCAGGCCATGGGCCGCGATGCCGACGCTCAAAAGACCCTCGCACAGGCTCTGGCGCTGCCTTTTCCCGACAACGGCTCTGCGCTCAAGACTGGAACCCGGCTTCAATACGCAGGCATCCTCATGTCCGCCCGCCGCTACGATCAGGCCGCCGAGTTGTACAAGCAGGTGCTCAACGACGAAACCACCAGCCTGCCCGCGTGGATGGGCCTGGTCACAGCCGAACATCAGTTGCAGCACGACAACGCGGCCATCGAACTCGTCGAAAAGATGCCGCCCGATACCTATGAAGCCGCCCTCGGCGACTCCGGCTTCCTTGCCATGCTCGGCTCCATCTATCAGCAGTCCAATCAGTTCGAAATCGCCCAGGGACTGCTGGAGCGCTCGGTAAAGCTCCAGATGCAGGCGGGCGGCGCGCCGTCTCTCGGCCTCCAAATTCAACTCGCAGCCATCTACCTCCAGCGCAACAACACCGCGCAGGCTTACGCGCTCTACCACCAGATCCTCGAAGCCCACCCGGATAATCTCGATGCCTGGCGCGGGCTGATCGGTACCATGCAGGCCACGCACCGCGATGCAGAGGCGCTGGAGGAGATCAAGCTGATCCCGCCCGCCGTCCGAAAGCAGTTGGAGGCCGACGTTCAGTTCGAGCAGAGCGAAGCCAGCCTCTATGCCAACGCAGGTGACACGGTCAATGCGATGGCGCTCTTCAATCAGGTACAGAAACACTATGCCGTCTTACGCCAGCAGCCACCTGCAGACGTCGAAATTCAGAACGCCTATCTGCTCTACAACACCTTTAACGACCGCGCTCTCTACCCGGCCCTGATGCGCCTCGGAGCTCGCGAAGACCTCACGACGGCCCAGCGCGAGACCATCCAGGGCTTGTGGGCAAACTGGAGCACCCGCCGCGCTGCAACCGCCTTTGACAACGGCAACACCGCCCGCGCCATCGACATCCTGGACGCAGCCGCCCAGGCCTTCCCAGACAACCTCTCCGTACGCAAAGCCGTCGCTGGCGGATACCTCCGCGTCGGCCGAGCCAAAGAATCGCTAGAAATCTTCAAACAGATCGACATGCAGGACGCAACAGCGGCGGATTTTCAGGGTGCCATCGGCTCAGCTCTCGCCGCCAACGACAAGGCCCAGGCCGAACATTGGCTGCGCCAGGCTCTCGATCGCTACCCGCGCGACTCCGCCATCCTTGCCGAAGCCGCTCGTTTCGAGCAGGCTCGCGGAGACAATGCCCGCGCCGCCGACTACTGGCGCGCCTCGCTCGCCGCTATGCCCAAGGTCTCGCCCACCGACAAGCTCGCTCACGAACTCGTCCATCCCGAGACCATCAAGCCAAACAGCCGCGCCGCCACTCCGGACGATCTGGCCCATCTCCTCAATCCCGATCAGGACACAGCAAGGGCAGGAAAGTCGCCAAAGCAGCTTCCTCCGCTGCCCGCCTACGGCCACGATCCATACGATCCGGGTCCGCCCGTCATTCTGAACAATCAGCAGCCAGCCTCCGGCACGCTTCCCGGCTCCATGCCCGTATATCCGGTGCCCACGACCACCATTACGCCGCTGCCGTCCTCCGAGATCAATCCGTCTCCCGCAGCGAGCCCAACGGCTCCAGCAGGCCCGACGGGCTACGTGATTCCGCCCTACCATCCGCAGTCGTCATCAAACCGCAAGCCGAACGCAAATCCAGCGACGGCGAAAACCTCGCCAGGCAAATCCGCAACCTCCACCAGCGCGAGCGCGAAGAAGGATTCATCTTCCACAAGTTATTCCGGCCGGATTCATCTTCCCCCAACCGAAGAAACAATCACCAGCTCCGCGACCGCCTCACCGCGCGATCAGCCCATCAGAACTCAGCCTACGCCGCAGCCCGCACCCCAGCCCAGGACCCAGCCAACAACGCAGCCAGTCTACCCGCAACTGGTGCAACAAAGCTTCCAGTCGCCAGCCCAGACAGGTCTCCGTCTCTCATCAGAACCCATGAATCCCGTCGCCGCGCGGGCTCAGGCTCTTTTAACCGATGAAACGGATGGGCAGATTACCCAAGGATTGGCAGCAGGCGTCATTCGTTATCTTCCCAACGCCGCCACTCCTGGCGTCGGCCTTCCAGCCTCGACAACAGCCGCAAGTCAGACCATTGCGCAGAACCAGACCAACAATCCGGCGCGCACAGAGGCTTTCGGAAGCGACAGTAACGCGCAGTACACGCCCTCCGCTCAGGACGCAGCCGCTGGCGCATACTCAGCCCAAAAACAGGCCACTCCGCCTGCTCCTCAGCCAGTGACGCCCGTGGTCCCGCCGCAACCCGTCGCGCAGCAGCCCACGCCTCAGCTTACGAAACACACGCGCAAACGGCGCAAACCTAAGCCCGCCTCCAGCGCCAACTCCGTTCCGACGCTCGTCACCGCACCTGGCGAAGCACCCGCGGCCGTCCCGCAGCTTCCAGTCACCGACGCGGCCACGCAGGGCACCCAGTCCACCAGCAACACCGGCCTCAGCGACCAGGAATTGCAAGAGCGCAACCTGCCTCCCCTGAAAGGACCGTGGGCGCGCCTTACGCATCCACAGACCACCACGCCTAATCCCAGAGAAGAGGCAGAATTACAGCTTCGCACTATCGAGGGCGGCTACAGTCCATGGCTGGGTGGCACCGGCACCATCGCTTATCGCACAGGCGACCCCGGCTACAACGCACTCACCTCCCTCGAAGCTATCTTCGAGGCATCTGTTCCGCTCGCTAAGGCTGCGCGTCTGACCTTCATCGCCAGGCCAGCCTTTCTCGATTCCGGCCAGGCCAACGGCAGCGCGGTCATCCAGCTCACTACCGGAGCGGTTACCGCTTCCAGCCCGGAGCCAATCGGAACGCTCACCGGAGCCGCCGCTTCCACCACGCCCCCCGCGCAGCAGAACTCGTCGGGAATCGCCGGCGAAGCGCAGCTCACCTTTGGCAATCTGGCCATCGCCGGCGGTTACACGCCCTACGGCTTCCTCATCTCCAACTGGACCGCGCGCGCCAGTTGGCGGCCCGGCGCAGGACCGTTCACCTTCACCTTCAACCGCGATTCGGTCAAAGATACGCAGCTTTCCTACTCCGGCCTGCGCGATCCCGGCTCGATCACCGCCTTCAATCCCGGCAACGTCTGGGGTGGAGTAATCGCAAACTCCGGCAATGTCCAATACTCGCGCGGCGACCTGACCTCCGGCTTCTATCTAGGAGCAGGAGGCCAATACATCACCGGCTTCCATGTCGAGCAAAACAAGCGTTTTGACGGCTCCGCCGGAGCTTACTGGCGTGTCCTTGCCATGCCGGAATACGGCAGTCTCAACGTCGGCGCCAACTTCTTTGCCATGCACTACACCTACAACCTGCAGGCCTACACCTACGGCATGGGCGGATACTTCAGCCCGCAGTTCTATTTCCTCGCGAACGTGCCCATCACTTGGACCGGCCATCGCGGCCCGCGCTTGCACTATACGGTTCTCGGCAGCTTTGGAATCCAGGCCTTCTCAGAAGACGCAGAACCGCTCGACCCGCTCGATCTCGGCATCGAAACCAACACCTTCAACAACGCCAAACTCGCAGCCCTGACGAGCGTCGGCCCCAACTACGATCTCCGCGGCCAGGCCGCTTACGGCATCAGCGACCACTGGTTCGTCGGCGCATTCGCGGGCGCCAACAACTCGCGCAACTACACCAATCTGACCGCAGGCTTCTCCGTCCGCTATCTCTTCCGGTCGCAACCATCGACAGTCGCCGGGCCCACTGGCCTCTTCCAGACCGACGACGCCCACGCCTTGCGCCCGCTGACAGTTCCGTAG